One genomic window of bacterium includes the following:
- a CDS encoding AbrB/MazE/SpoVT family DNA-binding domain-containing protein, translating into MAFSRVSRKFQLTLPAQVRRALGIKAGDRLEVTTAGEHIELRKVRPDIGQVIEALLQEFDFRALSEETGGDATGHVRRLRWGDDQP; encoded by the coding sequence ATGGCATTCTCCCGCGTAAGCCGCAAGTTTCAGCTGACGCTGCCCGCGCAGGTCCGGCGGGCCCTCGGCATCAAGGCGGGCGACCGTCTGGAGGTGACGACTGCCGGTGAACACATCGAGCTCCGGAAAGTCAGGCCCGACATAGGGCAGGTGATCGAGGCGCTGCTGCAAGAGTTCGACTTCCGTGCTCTTTCCGAGGAGACGGGCGGAGACGCGACAGGCCACGTGCGGAGACTGCGGTGGGGCGATGATCAGCCTTGA
- a CDS encoding PIN domain-containing protein gives MISLDTSAILAAFDSRDALHEEARRRLSVAGSQPPVICPVVYAELVASRSWEGLRTFLERAEIEVLWSMPPEVWERAGRAFGEYARKRRDGALPRRIVGDFLIAAHAEHHGLAVLTLDPAVFRAVFPDIKLIP, from the coding sequence ATGATCAGCCTTGACACCAGCGCCATCCTCGCGGCGTTCGACTCCCGGGACGCCCTGCACGAAGAGGCCAGGCGGAGGCTGTCTGTGGCGGGATCGCAGCCGCCGGTCATCTGTCCGGTGGTCTACGCGGAGCTTGTCGCCTCGCGGAGCTGGGAGGGGCTGCGGACCTTCCTGGAGCGGGCCGAGATCGAAGTGCTGTGGTCCATGCCGCCTGAAGTGTGGGAGCGCGCCGGGCGCGCATTCGGTGAGTACGCCCGCAAGCGGCGCGACGGTGCCCTGCCACGCCGCATCGTGGGCGATTTCCTGATCGCCGCCCATGCCGAGCACCACGGCTTGGCGGTGCTCACCCTGGACCCCGCCGTCTTTCGCGCCGTGTTCCCGGACATCAAGCTGATTCCGTAG
- a CDS encoding DUF2283 domain-containing protein has product MKVTYDPEADVLYILLREEAREADTEEIRGGVTAAFDQHGRLISLEYIGAAADGLVVDDTIRVSVVNYPGRAKTRA; this is encoded by the coding sequence ATGAAGGTCACCTATGATCCGGAAGCGGATGTTCTGTACATCCTCCTGCGCGAGGAGGCACGCGAGGCGGACACCGAGGAGATCCGTGGGGGGGTGACCGCAGCGTTCGACCAGCATGGACGCCTCATCTCGCTCGAGTACATTGGCGCTGCAGCAGACGGCTTGGTCGTGGACGATACCATCAGGGTATCCGTGGTCAACTATCCCGGGCGTGCAAAGACGAGAGCGTAA